A portion of the Phacochoerus africanus isolate WHEZ1 chromosome 5, ROS_Pafr_v1, whole genome shotgun sequence genome contains these proteins:
- the RAB40C gene encoding ras-related protein Rab-40C isoform X2, which produces MGTQGSPVKSYDYLLKFLLVGDSDVGKGEILESLQDGAAESPYAYSNGIDYKTTTILLDGRRVKLELWDTSGQGRFCTIFRSYSRGAQGILLVYDITNRWSFDGIDRWIKEIDEHAPGVPRILVGNRLHLAFKRQVPTEQARAYAEKNCMTFFEVSPLCNFNVIESFTELSRIVLMRHGMEKIWRPNRVFSLQDLCCRAIVSCTPVHLIDKLPLPVTIKSHLKSFSMANGMNAVMMHGRSYSLASGVGGSGSKGNSLKRSKSIRPPQSPPQNCSRSNCKIS; this is translated from the exons ATGGGGACGCAGGGCAGCCCAGTCAAGAGCTATGACTACCTGCTCAAGTTCCTGCTGGTGGGCGACAGCGACGTGGGCAAGGGCGAGATCCTGGAGAGCCTGCAGGACGGCGCAGCCGAGTCTCCGTACGCCTACAGCAACG GAATTGACTACAAGACAACCACCATCCTGCTGGACGGCCGGCGGGTCAAGCTGGAGCTCTG GGACACGTCGGGCCAGGGCAGGTTCTGCACCATCTTCAGGTCCTACTCCAGGGGCGCGCAG GGGATCCTGCTGGTGTATGACATCACCAACCGCTGGTCCTTCGACGGCATTGACCGGTGGATCAAGGAGATCGATGAG CACGCTCCCGGGGTCCCTCGGATCCTGGTCGGGAACCGCCTGCACCTGGCCTTCAAGCGCCAAGTCCCGACAGAGCAGGCCCGCGCCTACGCGGAGAAAAACTGCATGACCTTCTTCGAAGTGAGCCCCCTGTGCAACTTCAACGTCATCGAGTCCTTCACGGAGCTGTCCCGCATCGTGCTCATGCGGCACGGCATGGAGAAGATCTGGAGGCCAAACCGGG TGTTCAGCCTGCAGGACCTCTGCTGCCGGGCCATCGTTTCCTGCACCCCCGTGCACCTCATCGACAAGCTCCCGCTGCCTGTCACCATCAAGAGCCACCTCAAGTCCTTCTCGATGGCCAATGGCATGAACGCAGTCATGATGCACGGGAGATCCTACTCTCTGGCTAGTGGCGTGGGGGGCAGTGGGAGCAAGGGCAACAGCCTCAAGAGGTCCAAGTCCATCCGACCCCCGCAGAGCCCGCCCCAGAACTGCTCTCGGAGCAACTGTAAGATCTCCTAG
- the RAB40C gene encoding ras-related protein Rab-40C isoform X1: MGTQGSPVKSYDYLLKFLLVGDSDVGKGEILESLQDGAAESPYAYSNGIDYKTTTILLDGRRVKLELWDTSGQGRFCTIFRSYSRGAQGILLVYDITNRWSFDGIDRWIKEIDEVGMLQQTTPPGACAPVPQGSLCDPFSCPDCAVWCRGPARLGRIPCREGATPLLASAESCAPQARSRGPSDPGREPPAPGLQAPSPDRAGPRLRGEKLHDLLRSEPPVQLQRHRVLHGAVPHRAHAARHGEDLEAKPGVQPAGPLLPGHRFLHPRAPHRQAPAACHHQEPPQVLLDGQWHERSHDAREILLSG; this comes from the exons ATGGGGACGCAGGGCAGCCCAGTCAAGAGCTATGACTACCTGCTCAAGTTCCTGCTGGTGGGCGACAGCGACGTGGGCAAGGGCGAGATCCTGGAGAGCCTGCAGGACGGCGCAGCCGAGTCTCCGTACGCCTACAGCAACG GAATTGACTACAAGACAACCACCATCCTGCTGGACGGCCGGCGGGTCAAGCTGGAGCTCTG GGACACGTCGGGCCAGGGCAGGTTCTGCACCATCTTCAGGTCCTACTCCAGGGGCGCGCAG GGGATCCTGCTGGTGTATGACATCACCAACCGCTGGTCCTTCGACGGCATTGACCGGTGGATCAAGGAGATCGATGAGGTAGGTATGCTCCAGCAGACAACCCCTCCCGGCGCGTGCGCTCCCGTGCCCCAGGGGAGCCTCTGCGACCCCTTTAGCTGCCCCGACTGCGCAGTCTGGTGCAGAGGGCCTGCCCGCTTGGGGAGGATACCGTGCAGAGAGGGGGCAACCCCCCTTCTTGCCTCTGCTGAGTCCTGTGCTCCCCAAGCACGCTCCCGGGGTCCCTCGGATCCTGGTCGGGAACCGCCTGCACCTGGCCTTCAAGCGCCAAGTCCCGACAGAGCAGGCCCGCGCCTACGCGGAGAAAAACTGCATGACCTTCTTCGAAGTGAGCCCCCTGTGCAACTTCAACGTCATCGAGTCCTTCACGGAGCTGTCCCGCATCGTGCTCATGCGGCACGGCATGGAGAAGATCTGGAGGCCAAACCGGG TGTTCAGCCTGCAGGACCTCTGCTGCCGGGCCATCGTTTCCTGCACCCCCGTGCACCTCATCGACAAGCTCCCGCTGCCTGTCACCATCAAGAGCCACCTCAAGTCCTTCTCGATGGCCAATGGCATGAACGCAGTCATGATGCACGGGAGATCCTACTCTCTGGCTAG